A region of Crenobacter cavernae DNA encodes the following proteins:
- a CDS encoding sensor histidine kinase produces MSTHSNEQDDRMRLEAAFEQFNAISGELITAYRQLEAQVVQLNAQLEESNRQLRLQLERNAALAERLGLLLSALPAGVVEVSPEGEITHLNPAAEVWLGTTVLGQPWSTVASHFKPTDVAEVYTCDTLARPCRLTLQNQDLPAQGGSIVLIHDMTRQYELTCELGRQQKLAAMGGMAASLAHQLRTPLATAMLYTANLKRDGLSHEERERFVDKSLSRMKALEGLIQNMLGFVRGQVGERERLPVVALFEEVCQVIEPQCRGKAVSFEYRCDADAADAVLGDRKALQGGLLNLLENALHYCPEGGRVGFSLERHGESLCCSIEDDGPGIAPEAFEHVFEPFFTTRSGGTGLGLAIVKRLAEELGGTVSCGNRPEGGARFELCLPAV; encoded by the coding sequence ATGAGTACCCATTCCAACGAACAGGACGACCGCATGCGCCTGGAGGCGGCGTTCGAACAGTTCAACGCGATCTCCGGCGAATTGATCACGGCCTACCGGCAACTCGAGGCCCAGGTCGTTCAGCTGAACGCCCAGCTCGAGGAGAGCAACCGCCAGTTGCGACTGCAGCTGGAACGCAACGCCGCGCTGGCCGAGCGACTCGGACTGTTGCTGTCCGCGTTGCCGGCCGGGGTGGTCGAAGTCTCGCCGGAAGGAGAGATTACCCACCTTAATCCGGCGGCGGAAGTGTGGCTCGGTACGACGGTGCTCGGCCAACCCTGGAGCACCGTCGCGTCCCATTTCAAACCGACCGACGTGGCCGAGGTGTACACCTGCGACACGCTAGCCCGTCCGTGCCGGCTGACCCTGCAGAACCAGGATCTGCCGGCGCAGGGTGGCTCCATCGTGCTGATCCACGACATGACCCGCCAGTACGAACTGACCTGCGAGCTCGGGCGCCAGCAGAAGCTTGCGGCGATGGGCGGAATGGCGGCCAGCCTCGCGCACCAGCTGCGTACGCCGCTGGCCACGGCGATGCTGTACACGGCCAACCTCAAGCGCGATGGCCTGTCGCACGAGGAGCGCGAGCGCTTCGTCGACAAGTCATTGTCGCGCATGAAGGCACTCGAAGGGCTGATCCAGAACATGCTCGGCTTCGTGCGTGGCCAGGTCGGAGAGCGCGAGCGTTTGCCGGTCGTCGCGCTGTTCGAAGAGGTGTGCCAGGTGATCGAGCCGCAGTGCCGCGGCAAGGCGGTGTCGTTCGAATACCGTTGCGATGCCGACGCGGCCGACGCCGTGCTCGGCGACCGCAAAGCCTTGCAGGGCGGGCTGCTCAACCTGCTGGAGAACGCGTTGCACTACTGCCCTGAGGGTGGGCGAGTCGGATTTTCGCTAGAACGCCATGGCGAAAGCCTGTGCTGCTCGATCGAGGACGACGGGCCCGGGATCGCACCCGAGGCGTTCGAGCACGTGTTTGAACCGTTTTTCACGACGCGTTCGGGGGGGACCGGTCTCGGGCTCGCGATCGTGAAAAGGTTGGCCGAGGAGTTGGGCGGCACGGTGTCGTGCGGCAATCGCCCCGAGGGCGGGGCGCGCTTCGAACTGTGCCTGCCGGCGGTCTGA
- a CDS encoding methyl-accepting chemotaxis protein has protein sequence MNDSSRSIASRFRPLPAVLALALAVLAWTGLPAWAVGLAGALALLVSAWSPRAEAPSSDSAEQGTEAAVDDEQAKYWAFAGEQAALAHGDVTRVRSLLDEAIGGLLNSFNGLHRETLRQLDVAESLAHGGAGAEGVTFEGFVDEVQGTLGGFVEKTAQNSRLAMRLVERMEKIGREIASATRVLDDIHAITSQTNMLALNAAIEAARAGEQGRGFAVVADEVRKLSARTDSFNQEIRTLVDTVSQSVNDAGGLLNQLASQDMMFTLQAKERLEETSGHIVALNSRMNESIGALHGGVGDLAHHVGGAVRSLQFQDMVTQLLGHVGARLEGVVQAMEDAGGAPGSADARLAELRQKMEHNPVNQQAMNSGSVELF, from the coding sequence ATGAATGACTCGTCCCGATCCATCGCATCGAGGTTCCGCCCGCTCCCCGCGGTGCTGGCGCTTGCGCTGGCCGTGCTCGCCTGGACCGGTCTGCCGGCTTGGGCGGTCGGGCTGGCCGGCGCGCTCGCCCTGCTGGTCTCGGCCTGGTCTCCCCGCGCCGAAGCGCCGTCGAGCGATAGCGCAGAGCAAGGGACGGAGGCGGCGGTCGACGACGAACAGGCCAAGTACTGGGCATTCGCCGGCGAGCAGGCCGCGTTGGCACACGGCGACGTGACGCGGGTGCGCAGTCTGCTCGACGAGGCGATCGGCGGCCTGCTGAACAGCTTCAACGGTCTGCACCGCGAGACGCTCAGGCAGCTGGACGTGGCCGAATCACTGGCGCACGGCGGCGCCGGCGCTGAGGGCGTGACGTTCGAAGGTTTCGTCGACGAGGTGCAGGGCACGCTCGGCGGTTTCGTCGAGAAGACGGCACAAAACAGCCGGCTCGCGATGCGGCTGGTCGAACGGATGGAAAAGATCGGCCGCGAGATCGCGTCGGCGACGCGGGTGCTCGACGACATCCACGCGATCACCTCGCAGACCAATATGCTGGCGCTGAACGCGGCGATCGAGGCGGCGCGGGCCGGCGAGCAGGGGCGCGGCTTTGCCGTGGTCGCCGACGAAGTGCGCAAGCTCTCGGCGCGCACCGACTCTTTCAATCAGGAGATCCGTACGCTGGTCGACACCGTCAGCCAGTCGGTGAACGACGCCGGGGGGCTGCTGAACCAGCTCGCGTCGCAGGACATGATGTTCACGCTGCAGGCCAAAGAGCGTCTCGAGGAGACTTCCGGGCACATCGTAGCGCTCAACTCACGCATGAACGAGTCGATCGGCGCCTTGCACGGCGGCGTCGGCGACCTGGCCCACCACGTCGGAGGCGCGGTCCGTTCGCTGCAGTTCCAGGACATGGTGACGCAACTGCTCGGTCACGTCGGCGCGCGGCTCGAAGGCGTGGTGCAGGCGATGGAAGACGCCGGCGGCGCGCCCGGTTCGGCCGACGCGCGGCTCGCCGAGCTAAGGCAGAAAATGGAGCACAACCCGGTTAACCAGCAGGCGATGAACAGCGGTAGCGTCGAGCTGTTTTGA
- a CDS encoding chemotaxis protein — translation MAVTDASLLASVDARTKLAGSNKMEILLFSLGTRETFGINVFKVREVSQTPKITKTPNMPFGVHGVLSLRGNIIPVISLAKFINPDATGLSLDTMIVTEFNRSTQAFLVDSVDRIIRVDWDKVRAPENMMSSGSAQHLITAITELEDGKLVSILDVEQILASVIGETRIPDLPSAQVDPEHYAFFVDDSVVARKEITNVLEKIGVKFQQATNGREAWERLQLLASRNWGDGESLHDNLKLILVDAEMPEMDGYVLTRLIKSDPRFAGIPVIMHSSLSSNANRAMGSSVGVDAYVAKFDPMVLAESLIPFLQH, via the coding sequence ATGGCCGTCACCGACGCCTCCCTGCTCGCCAGCGTGGACGCCCGCACCAAGCTCGCCGGCTCCAACAAGATGGAAATCCTGCTGTTCTCGTTGGGAACGCGGGAAACCTTCGGCATCAACGTGTTCAAGGTCCGCGAAGTGTCGCAGACGCCGAAAATCACCAAGACACCGAACATGCCGTTCGGCGTCCACGGCGTGCTGTCGCTGCGCGGCAACATCATCCCGGTGATCTCTCTGGCCAAGTTCATCAACCCCGACGCGACCGGTCTGTCGCTCGATACGATGATCGTCACCGAGTTCAACCGCAGCACGCAGGCCTTCCTCGTCGACTCGGTCGACCGCATCATCCGCGTCGACTGGGACAAGGTGCGTGCGCCCGAAAACATGATGAGCAGCGGGTCCGCACAGCACCTAATCACCGCGATCACCGAACTCGAAGACGGCAAGCTGGTGTCCATCCTCGACGTCGAGCAGATCCTCGCCTCCGTCATCGGCGAGACGCGCATCCCCGACCTGCCGAGCGCACAGGTCGACCCGGAACACTACGCCTTCTTCGTCGACGACTCGGTCGTCGCGCGCAAGGAAATCACCAACGTGCTGGAAAAGATCGGCGTCAAGTTCCAGCAGGCGACCAACGGCCGCGAGGCGTGGGAGCGCCTGCAGTTGCTGGCCAGCCGCAACTGGGGCGACGGCGAGAGCCTGCACGACAACCTGAAACTGATCCTGGTCGACGCCGAGATGCCCGAGATGGACGGCTACGTGCTGACCCGTCTGATCAAGTCCGACCCGCGTTTTGCCGGCATCCCGGTAATAATGCACTCGTCGCTATCGTCCAATGCCAACCGCGCGATGGGCTCGAGCGTCGGGGTCGACGCCTACGTCGCCAAGTTCGACCCCATGGTGCTCGCGGAAAGCCTGATTCCTTTCCTGCAACACTAA
- the cheY gene encoding chemotaxis response regulator CheY, with protein MADKNLRFLVVDDFSTMRRIVRNLLKELGLTNVDEAEDGQVALHKLKTQHFDFVVSDWNMPNMTGIELLRAVRADGQIKHLPFLMITAEAKRENIIEAATAGASGYIVKPFTAATLEEKLGKIFQTMNK; from the coding sequence ATGGCAGACAAGAATCTTCGTTTCCTAGTAGTCGACGATTTCTCGACGATGCGCCGCATCGTGCGGAACCTGCTCAAGGAGCTCGGCCTTACCAACGTCGACGAGGCCGAAGACGGCCAGGTCGCGTTGCACAAGCTGAAGACCCAGCACTTCGACTTCGTCGTCTCGGACTGGAACATGCCCAATATGACCGGGATCGAGCTGTTACGGGCGGTGCGCGCCGACGGCCAGATCAAGCACCTGCCGTTTCTGATGATCACTGCCGAAGCCAAGCGCGAGAACATCATCGAGGCGGCGACCGCCGGCGCCAGCGGCTACATCGTCAAGCCGTTCACCGCGGCAACGCTGGAAGAGAAGCTCGGCAAGATCTTCCAGACCATGAACAAATAA
- a CDS encoding chemotaxis protein CheA — protein MSEFGGMDELLQDFLMESSELLSDVDNKLMDLEKRPHDHALLNDIFRGFHTIKGGAGFLNVTAMVNLCHRTENLFDKLRNGELQISSGLMDVILDATGSVRDMFGALSQARQPADADPALIAALDAMLAGEPPAAPAQPAVQVLVADDTPDWNALYQAVVPQAAASSAAPAQQAVAAAPVVIAEVVTAQAAPVPVEAPKAAKPAPKPSGGGNSSPPSTQENTIRIDTVRLDMVLNLSGEIGLTKNRLTTLRTEILQGNTGQNTLRSLDEAIGQLDLLVGDLQNAVMSTRMQPVGRLFQKYPRLARDLARQLGKEVELVISGEETELDKTMIEDLNDPLVHLVRNAVDHGIEQPADRIAVGKKPQALVQLTAEQVGDHILIEITDDGRGMNADALRRKAIEKGLIDAETANSLDEKQCLQLIFLPGFSTKDQISSVSGRGVGMDVVRTNIQKLNGRIDINSIPGEGTRISVSLPLTLAILPVLVVRACNQAFAVPLAMVREIIPIESGSIQEVSGRPTIVVRDEILPVRTLSSLLGWEATQKPGFGVLMQSAERSFILAIDSFVGRDDVVIKPLQNIRPKGVAGATLSGDGSVVLVLDMEDLLNGEGNSLIGNRLHELISL, from the coding sequence ATGAGCGAATTCGGCGGCATGGACGAGCTGTTGCAAGACTTCCTGATGGAGTCGAGCGAGCTACTGTCCGACGTGGACAACAAGTTGATGGACCTCGAGAAGCGCCCCCATGATCACGCGCTGCTCAACGACATTTTCCGGGGCTTTCACACCATCAAGGGTGGCGCGGGCTTTCTGAACGTGACCGCGATGGTCAACCTCTGCCATCGCACCGAGAACCTGTTCGACAAGCTACGCAACGGCGAGCTGCAGATCTCGTCCGGCCTGATGGACGTGATCCTCGACGCGACGGGCAGCGTGCGCGACATGTTCGGAGCGCTCTCGCAAGCCCGCCAGCCCGCCGATGCCGACCCGGCGCTGATCGCCGCGCTCGACGCCATGCTTGCTGGCGAACCGCCCGCTGCACCGGCCCAGCCGGCGGTTCAGGTGCTCGTCGCCGACGACACGCCCGACTGGAACGCGCTCTACCAGGCCGTCGTCCCGCAGGCGGCGGCGAGCTCGGCCGCCCCCGCGCAACAGGCCGTCGCCGCCGCGCCGGTCGTCATCGCCGAAGTCGTTACCGCCCAGGCCGCGCCTGTACCGGTCGAAGCCCCCAAGGCCGCCAAACCGGCCCCCAAGCCCAGCGGCGGCGGGAATAGCTCGCCTCCGTCCACGCAGGAAAACACCATCCGCATCGACACCGTTCGCCTCGACATGGTGCTCAACCTGTCGGGCGAGATTGGGCTGACCAAGAACCGCCTGACGACGCTACGCACCGAGATCCTGCAGGGCAACACCGGCCAGAACACGCTGCGCTCGCTCGACGAGGCGATCGGCCAGCTCGACCTCCTGGTCGGCGACCTGCAGAACGCGGTGATGTCGACGCGCATGCAACCGGTCGGCCGCCTGTTCCAGAAATACCCGCGCCTCGCGCGCGACCTGGCGCGCCAGCTCGGCAAGGAAGTCGAACTCGTGATCTCCGGCGAGGAGACCGAACTCGACAAGACGATGATCGAGGACCTGAACGACCCGCTGGTGCACCTGGTACGCAACGCGGTCGACCACGGCATCGAGCAGCCGGCCGACCGCATCGCCGTCGGCAAGAAGCCGCAGGCGCTGGTCCAGCTGACCGCCGAACAGGTCGGCGACCACATCTTGATCGAGATCACCGACGACGGCCGCGGCATGAACGCCGACGCGCTGCGTCGCAAGGCGATCGAGAAGGGACTGATCGACGCCGAAACGGCCAACTCGCTCGACGAGAAACAGTGCCTGCAGCTGATCTTCCTGCCCGGCTTCTCGACCAAGGACCAGATCTCCAGCGTCTCGGGCCGCGGCGTCGGCATGGACGTGGTCCGCACCAACATCCAGAAGCTGAACGGCCGCATCGACATCAACTCGATCCCGGGCGAAGGCACGCGCATCAGCGTGTCGCTGCCGCTGACGCTGGCGATCCTGCCGGTACTGGTGGTGCGCGCGTGCAACCAGGCGTTCGCCGTGCCGCTCGCGATGGTGCGCGAGATCATCCCGATCGAGTCCGGCTCCATCCAGGAAGTCTCGGGCCGCCCGACCATCGTCGTGCGCGACGAGATCCTGCCGGTACGCACCTTGTCCAGCCTGCTCGGCTGGGAGGCGACGCAGAAGCCGGGCTTCGGCGTGCTGATGCAGTCGGCCGAGAGGTCGTTCATCCTCGCGATCGACTCCTTCGTCGGCCGTGACGATGTTGTCATCAAACCACTGCAGAATATCCGTCCGAAAGGCGTGGCCGGCGCGACGCTATCCGGCGACGGCTCGGTGGTTCTGGTGCTGGACATGGAAGACCTGTTGAACGGCGAAGGCAACTCGCTCATCGGCAACCGCCTGCACGAACTGATCTCACTCTGA
- a CDS encoding chemotaxis protein CheW produces the protein MSQFHQVFFDEAEEHLAAMESLLLAVDLAAPDAEDLNAIFRAAHSIKGGAATFGFGDLADFTHVMENLLDRVRHGRLVLTSAMVDVCLESKDALKTLLMAHRGGEPADAAWVAGLQRRLAEQCDAKGSAAANEAGVVPAVGSAKLADPATGEDAPQGGEKLLAETVHTLYVEIDTAAGVDMGELLAKLGQHGAVSVARQGESAEMPWVLVFTSDLSEDEVAETLAFAVAPGLFRVLGGRVDEAGGFGLFVDGAPAEVDRDAVAAKPGIWFEEDGFGLFEPLPATLAEPSAEAAQAYEEDGFGLFAAAEPGVTVPESSPSALPATQAAVPRAERSGAGGAAVENSLRVSTEKVDTLLNLVGELVITQSMLQQYGSELDPVLHERLLDGIGQLERNSRELQEAVMSIRMTPITSVFNRFPRLVRDLAGKLDKQIELKMVGEHTELDKGFVEKLSDPLTHLVRNSLDHGIESPDVRRAKGKSPVGRLTLRAFHQGGSIVIEVNDDGAGLDRERILAKARERGMAVSDSISDAEVWNLIFEAGFSTAAEVTDVSGRGVGMDVVRKNIHAMGGRIEIDSLPDYGTTMRIRLPLTLAILDGMSVRVGDEVYVMPLGFVLESLQPAPDEVRSVAGRGRVVNMRGDFVPIVSLSAFFGGIAGARAEPHAGILIIVESEGIRAALLVDDLVGQQQFVVKNLETHYRKVTGLSGATILGDGQVALILDVAAIVRSGLREGGAGVPVPLELESN, from the coding sequence ATGTCGCAGTTCCACCAGGTGTTTTTCGACGAGGCCGAAGAGCATCTGGCGGCGATGGAGTCGCTGCTGTTGGCGGTCGACCTGGCCGCGCCCGACGCCGAAGACCTGAACGCGATCTTCCGCGCCGCGCATTCGATCAAGGGCGGTGCGGCGACCTTCGGCTTCGGCGACCTCGCCGACTTCACCCACGTGATGGAAAACCTGCTCGACCGGGTCCGACATGGCCGGCTCGTGCTGACCTCGGCGATGGTCGACGTCTGCCTCGAAAGCAAGGACGCGCTCAAGACGCTGTTGATGGCGCACCGCGGTGGCGAGCCGGCCGACGCAGCCTGGGTGGCCGGCCTGCAGCGCAGGTTGGCCGAGCAGTGCGACGCGAAGGGGAGCGCTGCGGCAAACGAAGCCGGGGTTGTGCCGGCCGTAGGCTCGGCCAAGCTTGCCGATCCCGCGACGGGTGAAGACGCGCCGCAGGGGGGCGAGAAGCTGCTGGCCGAGACGGTTCATACGCTGTACGTGGAAATCGATACCGCCGCCGGCGTCGACATGGGCGAGCTGCTTGCCAAGCTCGGCCAACACGGTGCCGTGTCGGTCGCGCGCCAGGGTGAATCGGCCGAGATGCCGTGGGTGCTGGTATTTACGTCGGACCTGTCGGAGGACGAGGTGGCCGAGACGCTGGCCTTCGCCGTCGCGCCCGGCCTGTTCCGCGTGCTCGGCGGGAGGGTCGACGAGGCCGGCGGCTTCGGCCTGTTCGTCGATGGCGCGCCGGCTGAAGTCGACCGGGATGCCGTCGCCGCGAAGCCCGGGATCTGGTTTGAAGAAGACGGTTTCGGTCTGTTCGAACCGTTGCCGGCCACGTTGGCCGAGCCTTCCGCAGAAGCGGCACAGGCGTATGAGGAGGACGGCTTCGGCCTGTTCGCCGCCGCGGAGCCGGGCGTCACCGTGCCCGAATCCTCTCCCTCCGCTCTGCCGGCCACACAGGCCGCCGTGCCGCGCGCAGAGCGTAGCGGTGCGGGTGGAGCGGCGGTGGAAAACTCGCTGCGCGTCAGCACCGAAAAGGTCGATACGCTGCTCAACCTGGTCGGGGAGCTGGTGATCACGCAGTCGATGCTGCAGCAGTACGGCAGCGAACTCGATCCGGTGCTGCACGAGCGGCTGCTCGACGGCATCGGCCAGCTCGAGCGCAACTCCCGCGAGTTGCAGGAAGCGGTGATGTCGATCCGCATGACGCCGATCACCTCCGTGTTCAACCGTTTCCCGCGCTTGGTGCGCGACCTGGCGGGCAAGCTCGACAAGCAGATCGAGCTGAAGATGGTCGGCGAGCACACCGAGCTCGACAAGGGCTTCGTCGAAAAGCTGTCCGACCCGCTGACCCACCTGGTGCGCAACAGCCTCGACCACGGCATCGAGTCGCCCGACGTGCGGCGGGCCAAGGGCAAGTCGCCGGTCGGCCGGCTGACGCTCAGGGCCTTCCACCAGGGCGGCAGCATCGTGATCGAGGTCAACGACGACGGCGCCGGGCTCGATCGCGAACGCATCCTTGCCAAGGCGCGCGAGCGAGGCATGGCGGTCAGCGACAGCATCAGCGACGCCGAGGTGTGGAACTTGATCTTTGAGGCGGGCTTCTCGACCGCGGCCGAGGTGACCGACGTGTCTGGCCGCGGCGTCGGCATGGATGTGGTGAGGAAGAACATCCACGCGATGGGCGGCCGCATCGAGATCGATTCGCTGCCCGACTACGGCACGACGATGCGCATCCGCCTGCCGCTGACGCTCGCCATCCTCGACGGCATGTCGGTGCGCGTCGGCGACGAGGTGTACGTGATGCCGCTCGGCTTCGTGCTCGAATCGCTGCAGCCTGCGCCCGACGAGGTGCGCTCGGTCGCCGGCCGCGGCCGGGTGGTGAACATGCGCGGCGATTTCGTGCCCATCGTGTCGCTGTCGGCCTTCTTCGGCGGCATCGCCGGCGCGCGCGCCGAACCGCATGCGGGCATCCTGATCATCGTCGAGAGCGAGGGCATCCGTGCCGCGCTGCTCGTCGACGACCTGGTCGGCCAGCAGCAGTTCGTCGTAAAGAATCTGGAAACCCATTATCGCAAGGTG
- a CDS encoding chemotaxis protein: MSELLKKIDARTKLAGTNKLEILLFSLGMDHRTGRKETFGINVFKVREVMRTPEITSAPEMPSSVEGMVSLRGVLVPVIDLAKYTGVVSDSKPDIMIVTEYNGHTQGFLVEAVDTILRLDWSAMRVPPEMITSRMGGLVTAVTELDKGTLAMMMDVEKVLAETTLIDDEHIFMSIEPVKEERMVFYADDSVVARKQIERTLNAMGVRSGVAINGYRAWEEMQRLATQAELSGRKLKDILHLVLTDVEMPEMDGYMLTKMIKSDPRFAGIPVLMHSSLSGQSNQKLGESVGVDAYVPKFEPQKLSMKIREMLAI; the protein is encoded by the coding sequence GTGTCAGAGCTACTCAAGAAAATCGACGCCCGCACCAAACTGGCCGGCACGAACAAGTTGGAGATTCTGCTTTTCTCCCTTGGCATGGATCACCGCACCGGGCGCAAGGAAACCTTCGGCATCAACGTTTTCAAGGTGCGCGAGGTGATGCGCACCCCGGAAATCACCTCGGCGCCGGAAATGCCGTCGTCGGTCGAGGGCATGGTCAGCCTGCGCGGCGTGCTGGTTCCGGTGATCGACCTCGCCAAGTACACCGGCGTCGTCAGCGACAGCAAGCCCGACATCATGATCGTGACCGAGTACAACGGCCACACCCAAGGCTTCCTGGTCGAGGCGGTCGACACCATCCTGCGCCTGGACTGGTCGGCGATGCGCGTCCCGCCCGAAATGATCACCAGCCGCATGGGCGGCCTCGTCACCGCTGTCACCGAGCTCGACAAGGGCACGCTGGCGATGATGATGGACGTCGAGAAGGTGCTGGCCGAGACCACACTGATCGACGACGAACACATCTTCATGAGCATCGAGCCGGTCAAGGAAGAACGCATGGTGTTCTATGCCGACGACTCGGTGGTCGCACGCAAGCAGATCGAACGCACGCTGAACGCGATGGGCGTGCGCTCGGGTGTGGCGATCAACGGCTACCGCGCGTGGGAAGAGATGCAGCGCCTGGCGACGCAGGCCGAGCTGTCCGGCCGCAAACTCAAGGACATCCTGCACCTGGTGCTGACCGACGTCGAAATGCCGGAGATGGATGGCTATATGCTGACCAAGATGATCAAGTCCGACCCGCGTTTTGCCGGCATCCCGGTGCTGATGCATTCATCGCTGTCGGGCCAGTCGAACCAGAAGCTCGGCGAATCGGTCGGGGTGGACGCCTACGTGCCCAAGTTCGAACCGCAAAAGCTGTCGATGAAAATCCGCGAAATGCTCGCTATCTGA
- a CDS encoding response regulator, which produces MSKKILTVDDSASIRQMVSFTLKGAGYEVIEAPDGNAGLSKAQAGQVDLVLTDQNMPGMDGLTLIKSLRRLPSYGATPILMLTTESSDEMKALGRAAGATGWLVKPFDPQKLVDVVKRLVG; this is translated from the coding sequence ATGTCTAAAAAAATTCTCACCGTCGACGATTCCGCGTCGATCCGGCAAATGGTGTCGTTCACGCTCAAGGGGGCGGGTTACGAGGTGATCGAGGCGCCGGACGGTAACGCCGGCCTCTCCAAGGCGCAGGCCGGCCAGGTCGACCTCGTGCTCACCGACCAGAACATGCCGGGCATGGATGGACTGACGCTGATCAAGTCGCTGCGCCGGCTGCCTTCCTACGGCGCCACCCCCATCCTGATGCTGACCACCGAGTCGAGCGATGAGATGAAGGCGCTCGGCCGCGCTGCCGGTGCGACCGGCTGGCTGGTCAAGCCGTTCGACCCGCAGAAGCTGGTCGACGTCGTCAAGCGGCTGGTCGGCTGA
- the cheZ gene encoding protein phosphatase CheZ produces the protein MSDHVLESGDSPELEALFNSIALQQQDTQHAAAPSSIAPQDAEDMQNSMYSQIGHLARKLHDAMRELGYDKSLERVAEAIPDAKDRLAYIATLTENAAERVLNATDIAKPLQDELEGRSKALAERWDHLHAGSLSVDEFKTLAEDTRQYLHYVPQQTQATGAQLLDIVMAQDFQDLTGQVIKKVTSMIKLLEGELLTFLIEHSPSDKRAELGSTSLLNGPVVNPAGRTDVVTDQQQVDELLESLGF, from the coding sequence GTGTCTGACCACGTACTGGAAAGCGGAGACTCGCCCGAACTCGAGGCGCTGTTCAACAGCATCGCCTTACAACAGCAAGACACGCAGCACGCTGCAGCCCCGTCGAGCATCGCCCCTCAAGACGCGGAAGACATGCAGAATTCGATGTACTCGCAGATCGGCCACCTCGCGCGCAAGCTGCACGACGCGATGCGCGAGCTCGGCTACGACAAGTCGCTCGAGCGCGTCGCCGAAGCGATTCCCGACGCGAAGGACCGCCTCGCCTACATCGCGACACTGACGGAAAACGCCGCCGAACGCGTGCTCAATGCGACCGACATCGCCAAACCGCTGCAGGACGAGCTCGAGGGCCGCTCCAAGGCTTTGGCCGAGCGCTGGGACCATCTGCACGCCGGCTCGCTGTCGGTCGACGAGTTCAAGACCTTGGCCGAGGACACGCGCCAGTATCTACACTACGTCCCGCAGCAGACGCAGGCAACCGGCGCGCAATTGCTCGACATCGTGATGGCGCAGGACTTCCAGGATCTGACCGGTCAGGTCATCAAGAAGGTGACCTCGATGATCAAGCTTCTCGAAGGCGAACTCTTGACCTTCCTGATCGAGCACTCGCCGTCCGACAAGCGCGCCGAGCTGGGGAGCACCAGCCTCTTGAATGGCCCGGTGGTGAACCCGGCCGGCCGCACCGACGTAGTCACCGACCAGCAGCAGGTCGACGAGCTGCTGGAAAGCCTCGGCTTCTAA